A window from Ignavibacteriota bacterium encodes these proteins:
- a CDS encoding FG-GAP repeat protein translates to MTSFISSLSILFVFYIYFFSNIYGQTQFSLGFTEDNLAGDSQFGYSVNTAGDVNNDGFDDVIIGAFINNQASIFFGSASMNNKPDIILKEDGYSFGKSVSSAGDINNDGYDDIIVGDPLANKVYVYLGGDNMDDIVDYIINGYNYDEYSFGKVVATVGDINNDGYDDIIIGSDNDFYIGAAYLFLGSKDFDLNCDLILKGEDRENYFGSSISFAGDINNDGYADFIIGAYGYNSTNGKCYIYLGNKEINDIIKIELIPSPDIGLFGRSVSGACDVNGDGYDDIIIGLKSSTKGNVYIYYGGESLNDAPNIILSNDIEYDEFGFSISSIDDINNDGYDDICIGDPSYLSSQGRAYIYLGGEPFSSSPSIILSGESNVDFFGNCVSKAGDVNSDGYADFIIGIHGFYNYKGKANIYLGSTSINDISTISMQGSGIQNVFGYSVSSLGDVNKDGFDDIIISARGYDSNKGSAYIYFGGTDVDNYADVICFGENSQDYFGTIISKIGDINNDGYNDVFIGAPSFESDKGKGYLYFGGSFMDNIPDIVFIGNKFYDHFCSSASGIGDINGDGYDDLAIGSNKNGNGSVNIYLGSNNIYHVADLILQKDGSSNFGHSIASAGDINNDGYDDFLISYQNAVPNNNAVSIYFGNKNLLDISNSFIVIEKTDVNFGQSVSAAGDVNSDGYADIIIGAGSATSIGSSYIYFGGNAMDSEPDIKLSDGNFYDAFGYSVSTVGDINKDGYDDVIVSAHGYDAYTGSAYIYFGGSSMDIIPDIFLIGENRDDLFGSVVSNAGDINGDGYMDILTSSKEYNNNGKAYTYFGQELSKIQAPKLNFPTNNSEKISKKVDLVWQKSIDIDFYQIQISLDSDFVQLVLKENIFFPDTIYNFNNLNKLTKYFWRVRQCKKNVFGSWSKIWNFTTLEGSIPEKLVMSQNYPNPFNNQTNFEYGIPDFYEIKFEIFNILGQKVTTISIGENNPGYHVFNWKPINLSSGIYIVRIYASDKNQKKEFVTSVKAILLK, encoded by the coding sequence ATGACCTCTTTTATCTCTAGTCTCTCAATATTATTTGTCTTTTATATTTACTTTTTTTCAAATATTTATGGTCAAACCCAGTTTTCTCTAGGTTTTACCGAAGATAACTTAGCCGGCGATTCTCAATTTGGTTATTCTGTAAACACAGCAGGTGATGTTAATAATGATGGTTTTGATGATGTAATAATTGGTGCCTTTATTAACAATCAAGCTTCTATTTTTTTTGGGAGTGCATCAATGAATAATAAACCTGATATTATTTTAAAAGAAGATGGATACTCTTTTGGAAAATCTGTTTCCTCAGCAGGTGATATCAATAATGATGGTTATGATGATATTATAGTTGGAGACCCACTTGCAAATAAGGTATATGTTTATTTAGGTGGAGATAATATGGATGATATTGTTGATTATATTATAAACGGCTATAATTATGATGAGTATTCATTTGGTAAAGTTGTTGCAACTGTTGGGGATATTAATAATGATGGTTATGATGATATTATAATTGGTTCGGATAACGATTTTTACATCGGCGCAGCGTATCTTTTTCTTGGGAGTAAGGATTTTGATTTAAATTGTGATCTTATATTAAAAGGAGAGGATAGAGAAAATTATTTTGGTAGTTCTATTTCTTTTGCAGGAGATATAAATAACGATGGGTATGCTGATTTTATTATTGGAGCCTATGGATACAATTCGACAAATGGTAAATGTTACATTTATTTAGGGAATAAGGAAATAAATGATATCATTAAAATTGAATTAATTCCTTCGCCAGATATTGGTTTATTTGGGAGATCTGTTTCTGGTGCATGTGATGTTAATGGAGATGGTTACGATGATATTATAATTGGATTGAAGTCATCAACAAAAGGTAATGTTTATATTTATTATGGAGGAGAATCCTTAAATGACGCTCCAAACATAATTTTAAGTAATGATATAGAATACGATGAGTTCGGATTTTCCATCTCTTCTATTGACGATATAAATAATGATGGCTATGATGATATTTGCATTGGAGATCCGTCGTACTTATCTTCGCAAGGTCGAGCTTATATTTATTTAGGAGGTGAACCATTTTCAAGTTCGCCAAGCATTATTTTAAGCGGTGAATCTAATGTAGATTTTTTTGGTAATTGTGTTTCAAAAGCTGGCGATGTGAATAGTGATGGGTATGCTGATTTTATTATTGGAATTCATGGATTTTACAATTATAAGGGTAAAGCAAATATTTACTTAGGTAGCACTTCAATTAATGATATTTCAACAATTTCAATGCAAGGAAGTGGCATACAGAACGTTTTTGGTTATTCTGTATCTTCATTAGGAGATGTTAATAAAGATGGATTTGACGATATTATTATCAGTGCAAGAGGTTATGATTCAAATAAAGGAAGTGCATATATTTATTTTGGAGGTACAGATGTTGATAATTATGCTGATGTTATTTGTTTTGGAGAAAACTCTCAAGACTATTTTGGAACAATAATCTCCAAGATCGGAGATATTAATAATGATGGTTATAATGATGTTTTTATTGGAGCACCTTCTTTTGAATCTGATAAGGGAAAAGGATATTTATATTTTGGTGGTAGTTTCATGGATAATATTCCCGATATAGTTTTTATCGGTAATAAATTTTATGATCATTTTTGTAGCTCTGCTTCTGGAATTGGAGATATAAACGGAGATGGTTATGATGATTTAGCTATTGGTTCAAATAAAAATGGAAATGGATCTGTTAATATTTATTTGGGTAGTAATAATATTTATCATGTTGCTGACTTAATACTTCAAAAAGATGGTTCTTCTAATTTTGGTCATTCAATAGCTTCTGCTGGCGATATTAATAATGATGGTTATGATGATTTTTTAATTTCATATCAGAACGCTGTTCCCAATAATAATGCAGTATCAATATATTTTGGCAATAAAAATTTACTGGATATTAGTAATTCATTTATTGTTATCGAGAAAACAGATGTTAATTTTGGGCAATCGGTTTCCGCTGCAGGTGATGTTAATAGCGATGGATATGCCGATATAATTATTGGGGCTGGTTCTGCTACATCGATTGGTTCTTCATACATTTATTTCGGTGGAAATGCTATGGATTCTGAACCTGATATTAAACTTTCTGATGGTAATTTTTATGATGCTTTTGGCTATTCAGTTTCAACAGTAGGCGATATAAATAAAGATGGATATGATGATGTTATTGTTAGTGCTCATGGTTACGATGCATATACCGGTAGTGCATACATTTATTTTGGTGGAAGCTCAATGGATATAATACCTGATATTTTTTTAATTGGTGAAAATAGAGATGATTTATTTGGTTCCGTCGTATCTAATGCTGGGGATATAAATGGTGATGGTTATATGGATATTCTAACTAGTTCAAAAGAATACAATAATAATGGGAAAGCATATACCTACTTTGGCCAAGAATTAAGTAAAATTCAAGCTCCAAAATTAAATTTTCCAACTAATAATTCAGAAAAAATTTCAAAAAAAGTTGATCTTGTTTGGCAAAAATCAATTGATATTGATTTTTATCAAATACAAATCTCTCTAGATTCAGATTTTGTACAACTCGTATTAAAAGAAAATATTTTTTTTCCGGATACAATTTACAACTTCAATAATCTAAATAAATTAACTAAATATTTTTGGCGTGTACGACAATGCAAAAAAAATGTTTTTGGTTCTTGGTCAAAAATTTGGAATTTTACAACATTGGAAGGTTCAATTCCCGAAAAACTCGTCATGTCACAAAATTATCCTAATCCATTTAATAATCAGACAAATTTTGAATATGGCATTCCCGACTTTTATGAAATTAAATTTGAAATTTTTAACATTTTAGGTCAGAAAGTTACAACAATATCTATTGGTGAAAATAATCCTGGATATCATGTATTCAACTGGAAACCGATAAATTTGTCAAGTGGTATTTATATTGTAAGAATTTATGCTAGTGATAAAAATCAAAAAAAAGAATTCGTAACCAGTGTTAAAGCCATTTTATTAAAATAA
- a CDS encoding nucleotidyl transferase AbiEii/AbiGii toxin family protein produces the protein MNKTQYFNQAELLLQVLPIINQHKVFALKGGTAINFFVRNLPRLSVDIDLTYLELKSRDESLADITKRLDEVCNLIGRQFPEIAIQKKYLSGTKFIRGIVVNKNGTTIKIEPNTVIRGSVFDPKELSLCKNAKDEFELSLTAKCLSLADLYGGKICAALDRQHPRDLFDIKLLFGIEGITKDIITAFIFYLISHDRPMVEVLNPNLIEIKQIYENEFIGMTSVIVSLEDLLNIRKNLITDIKNKLTEEQKEFILSFKNIKPDWGLSGIKNLDQYPSVKWKLLNLEKMSKQKHQIAYAKLKEYLIK, from the coding sequence ATGAACAAAACTCAATATTTTAATCAGGCTGAACTATTATTACAAGTTCTTCCAATTATAAATCAACATAAAGTATTTGCACTTAAGGGTGGTACTGCAATTAATTTTTTTGTGAGAAACCTTCCAAGATTATCTGTAGATATCGATTTGACATATTTAGAATTAAAATCTAGAGATGAATCACTTGCAGATATTACTAAAAGGCTAGATGAAGTGTGTAATTTAATTGGGAGACAATTTCCAGAAATTGCAATTCAAAAAAAATATTTATCCGGTACAAAATTTATTAGAGGAATTGTTGTAAATAAAAATGGAACAACAATAAAGATAGAACCAAATACAGTTATTCGGGGTAGTGTCTTTGATCCAAAAGAATTAAGTTTATGCAAAAATGCAAAAGATGAATTCGAATTATCGCTCACTGCAAAATGCTTATCTTTAGCTGACTTATATGGAGGAAAGATTTGTGCAGCTCTTGATAGGCAGCATCCTAGAGATTTATTTGACATAAAACTCTTATTTGGCATTGAAGGAATAACCAAAGATATTATAACTGCATTTATCTTTTATTTAATTAGTCACGATAGACCAATGGTGGAAGTATTAAATCCAAATCTCATTGAAATAAAACAAATTTATGAGAACGAGTTTATCGGAATGACAAGTGTGATTGTTTCTCTTGAAGATTTACTTAATATTAGAAAAAATTTAATTACTGATATTAAAAATAAATTAACGGAAGAACAAAAAGAGTTTATCCTATCGTTTAAGAATATAAAACCGGATTGGGGATTATCCGGAATAAAAAATCTTGATCAATATCCTTCTGTTAAATGGAAACTATTGAATCTAGAAAAAATGAGTAAACAAAAACATCAAATTGCATATGCAAAATTGAAAGAATATCTTATTAAATAG
- a CDS encoding type IV toxin-antitoxin system AbiEi family antitoxin codes for MNHIRKTTKTNQLIKSWPRGTIKTVTELKRLGYSPQLLKMYSNSGWIELYSRGVYKLSEDKITWMGVLYGIQNKTETTIHAGARTALELKGFGHFAREADKYFFGKRDESYSLVLKNFQGIVLKKTEVFPYNEKNFFTNHNAGNFEIKISAAELAAMEMIYSIPSEQSFNEVMLIMENLTTLRPDLVQQLLQKVDSFKVKRIFMWMAEKNNHAWIKELNLEKVDFGKGKISIVKDGSLDKKYQITVPKEYEQNSIF; via the coding sequence ATGAATCATATACGAAAAACAACAAAAACTAACCAACTTATAAAAAGTTGGCCCCGCGGTACAATAAAAACTGTTACAGAACTGAAAAGATTAGGCTATTCTCCACAGTTACTAAAAATGTATTCAAATTCTGGTTGGATTGAACTATATTCCCGCGGAGTTTATAAATTGTCTGAAGATAAAATAACCTGGATGGGAGTTTTGTATGGAATACAGAATAAAACAGAAACAACAATACATGCCGGTGCGAGAACAGCATTGGAGTTGAAAGGTTTTGGACATTTTGCTCGAGAAGCTGACAAATACTTTTTTGGAAAAAGAGATGAAAGCTACAGCTTAGTATTAAAAAATTTTCAAGGAATTGTATTAAAGAAAACAGAAGTATTTCCCTATAATGAAAAAAACTTTTTCACTAATCACAATGCGGGAAATTTTGAAATAAAAATATCAGCCGCGGAATTGGCTGCAATGGAAATGATATATTCTATACCTTCTGAACAATCATTTAATGAAGTTATGTTGATAATGGAAAATTTGACAACTCTCCGTCCAGATCTAGTTCAACAATTACTACAAAAAGTTGATTCATTTAAAGTAAAAAGAATATTTATGTGGATGGCAGAAAAAAATAATCATGCATGGATAAAAGAACTTAATTTGGAGAAAGTAGATTTTGGGAAAGGTAAAATAAGCATTGTAAAAGACGGTTCATTAGATAAAAAATATCAAATAACAGTACCAAAAGAGTATGAACAAAACTCAATATTTTAA
- a CDS encoding class II glutamine amidotransferase, with translation MCIIILNTKEHLTKELLNECWQTNSDGAGIMYAIDGKINIFKELKNFNTFYEYYSTLRKEFKKTKIALHFRIATSGNIDLYNIHPFYVNENLAFMHNGIINILLQKKSKISDTIAFNQKILKQLPQNFLNNHALVELISRYAERSKLLFMNNHGKYWIINEHLGHWDKKGNWYSNYNYCELPFLKQQNITWTHDLLDYEFCQYCGIELLEEREVVNETCYGCMQKFATEIGIF, from the coding sequence ATGTGCATAATAATATTAAACACAAAAGAACACTTAACAAAAGAACTGTTAAATGAATGCTGGCAAACCAACAGCGACGGAGCCGGAATAATGTACGCAATAGATGGAAAAATAAACATCTTCAAAGAACTGAAAAATTTCAATACGTTTTATGAATATTACTCAACACTAAGAAAGGAATTTAAGAAAACAAAAATTGCACTTCACTTCAGAATAGCAACATCCGGAAACATAGATCTTTATAATATTCATCCGTTTTATGTAAATGAAAATCTCGCATTCATGCACAACGGAATAATAAACATACTGCTACAGAAAAAATCCAAAATTAGCGACACAATAGCATTCAACCAAAAAATACTAAAACAACTACCGCAAAACTTCCTAAACAACCACGCATTAGTTGAACTTATTTCAAGGTACGCAGAAAGATCAAAACTACTATTTATGAACAACCACGGCAAATACTGGATAATAAACGAACACCTTGGACATTGGGACAAAAAAGGTAACTGGTACAGCAATTACAATTACTGCGAACTGCCATTCCTAAAACAACAAAACATAACTTGGACACACGATCTACTCGACTACGAATTTTGCCAATACTGCGGAATAGAATTACTTGAAGAAAGGGAAGTGGTAAATGAAACTTGCTACGGGTGCATGCAAAAATTTGCAACTGAAATAGGGATATTTTAA